AGgtgtttcttttgttaattttctGATCATTGAAGaccatctttttattttcagtaatcatgtattcatatttttgacatccatttatttattcaacttccctgacttttattttgcctttttttgttttttacaggaTCTAATTCTTCAAAGGAATGAGTGAAAGGACCTAACGCTCCTGTTGTCTTTTTTAACTGAAGCCAAGCAGAAGACAGAGCCATCAGATCTCCTGTGTTGATCAGCCACTTTATGGACAAACATCTACTCCTTTATACAGTGCCTGTTTGTGGCAGGATGTGCCTCAGAAGGTTATGATGGCGAAAAAGCAAGATGCTCGATCGCCCATTTACAACCTTGTTGTGGTGGGTTTGTCAGGAACAGAGAAGGAAAAGGGGCAGTGTGGGGTTGGCAAATCCTGTCTGTGTAATAGGTTTGTCCGGCCGAGTGCAGATGATTTCTACCTGGACCACACGTCGGTGCTGAGCACCAGTGACTTTGGAGGCAGAGTGGTTAATAATGACCACTTTCTGTTTTGGGGGGAAGTTTCCCGTGTCCTGGAGGAAGGGCCCGAGTGCAGGATGCATGTTGTGGAACAAACTGAGTTTATTGATGACCAGACATTTCAGCCTCACCGTAGCACTGCTATGCAGCCCTATATCAAACGAGCAGCTGCAACCAAGCTGGCTTCAGCAGAGAAGCTCATGTACTTCTGTACAGACCAGCTGGGGCTGGAGCAGGACTTTGAGCAGAAGCAAATGCCAGAAGGCAAGTTGCAGGTCGATGGCTTCCTGCTTTGTGTTGACGTGAGCCGGGGCATGAACCGTAACTTTGACGATCAGCTGAAATTTGTCACAAATCTGTATGGTCAACTTAGCAAAACTAAGAAGCCGATCGTCCTGGTCCTTACCAAATGTGATGAAGGAGTGGAACGCTACATCAAAGATGCACACACCTTTGCTATCACGAAGAAAAGTCTGCCGGTAGTTGAGACATCTGCTCGCTCAAACATAAATGTTGACCTCGCCTTCCTCACTTTGGCTCAGCTCATTGATAAAAGCAGGGGAAAGCCGAAGATCATTCCCTATTTCGAAGCCTTGAAGCTCCAGAGTCAGCAGATAGCTTCCGCCAAGGATCGCTATGAATGGTTAATTAACCGTATTGTAAAAAATCACAATGAAAGCTGGTTAAATACAAGTCGGCGTATGAACAATTCCCCAGAGTACAAGGAATATGTCTTTTTGGAGGGAACAGCTAAGtgcaaaaagctttttcagcagcatGTGTACCGTCTGAAGCAGGAGCACATTGAGAGGCGTCGCAAAATATACTTGAGCACTCTTCCCCTAGCACTTAGTTCTTTGGTGCCAGATCTAGATGAGATAGATCAACTAAGCTGGTCTGGGGTGCAAAAAGTGTTGGAGTCAAAACAACACTTTGCCCACTGGTTTGTTGTTTTGGAAGATTCGCCGTGGGAGGACACGTCTCACATCGACAACATGGAAGATGAGCGGATCCCCTCAGACCTACTGGAAACCGCCGAAGCAGAGGATATATTCAATTCCCACCTGGAACATTTGCGAAATGAGTGCAGGCGGGCAGAGATAAGGcaagagttcaaacagaaattATCCTCCTCACCCTTTGTCACTCCGGGTAAGCCCTGGGAGGAGGCTCGCAGTTTTATCATGAACGAAGAGTTCTATCAATGGCTTGAGGAGACCGAGTATTTAGACCTTTACAATCGCCATCAGAAAGACATCATTGACCGAGCTAAAGAAGACTTCCAAGAACTTTTGCTCGAATACTCTGAGcttttttatgaacttgaagTGGATGCCAAGCCAAGTAAGGAGAAAATGGGTGCAATTCAGGAGGTTTTGGGGGAGGAACAGAGATTCAAGGCGCTACAGAAGCTTCCTGCTGAAAGAGATGCCCTCGTGTTGAAGCATATCCACTTTGTCTATCATCCCACCAAGGAAACGTGCCCCAGCAGTCCTCACTGTGGAGACTCCAAGATCGAGCAGCTTCTCGCCACACGTTTCCCCACGTGTTATCCCTTTTTTGATGTTAAAGCTCACATTGGGGACACTAAGGCTGACAGAATTAACCTCGTCATACTTGGAAAAGATGGACTGGCGAGAGAATTTGCCAATGAGATTAGGACCCTCTGCACAAACGATGACTGGTATGTTTTAGATGGAAAGATGTACGAGTTGACACTTCGCCCTATCGAGGGAAACGTCCGTCTTCCGGTTAATTCTTTTCACACCCCTACTTTCACCCCTCATGGATGTCTATGTCTGTATAACTCAAAAGAGTCCCTGTCTTATGTTGTCGAAAGCCTTGAGCGTCTCAGGGAATCGACTCTTGGTCGAAGGGACAGCCAACTGGCGCAGTTGCCAACGTTTCTTCTTTTGGTCACCAAAAGAGGTGTAGGATCATATGTAGACATTGGTGGAGATACTGCCTTAAACCTAATCACACAGGGACAGCAGTGTGCAAGGAGACTGCAATGTAGCTTTTTAGACCCAGCCTCCCCTGGAATGGGCTACGGTCATAACATCAATGAGAACCAAATTAACCAGGTGCTGAGGGGCCTTCTGGATATTAGGAGGAGCACAACCTTTAGTAGCAGTTCCCCACCTCTCCTCACTGAGCCTCCAGGTGTCAGAGACCCTTCACATCACCCAGCCCAAGAGCCTGACCTTCGCATTGTCATGTGCATAATGTGTGGAGATCCCTATGACAATGAACAACTCCTTTCCCCCTTCCTAACGCATCAGCACTGCAGGCCAATGTCAAATAGTGGCACCTCTGTCTTGCTGGAGCAGACAGTTGGTGGACATAAGTTGGCTATAGAGCTTTCTCTACTTTCATACCATGCTTCCTTTAGTCTGAGAAAGAGCAGGTTAGTGCATGGCTATATTGCTGTGTACTCTGTCTGCAGGAAGGCCTCACTAGAGACGCTGTGTGCATTTTTGTGTGAGGTTCAAGACATCATCCCCATTCAGCTGTTGGCTGTAGGAGACAGTCAGGCAGAGCTCAGTGACAGTGACTATGCATGTGAACAGCTCATTCAAGGGGAGGAGTTGGCTCACGAGATTGAGGCGCGCTTCAATACCCTGATTTGTGGATCTGGTGGAGTGGTTGGAGGCCTGCACAGGATAGAGATGTTCCATCCATTTTTCACTGAAGTTATGGAGAAGCGGAACATTGTTGAGGCCACACACATGTATGATAACGTTGCTGAAGCGTGCACCTATGAAAATGTCTACTCCCCACGCTGCAGTTCTCCAAGCCCTGTCACCATGTTCATGGACTCAGAGGATGATGTTGATCCCTCTCCCCCATACTATGATGGAACACTTTCTTCCCATGGCGGGGGATACAACTTGCCTGACTTGGATTCAAGTGACATCTCTGTCATCTCTGATATTAGGGACTTTGAGAACAAGCTCAATAACAAAATGCCCCCTCAAGTGAGAACCAAACCAGGGGTCACCTTTGACTTCCGGAAGGTGAGCCGAAGCCCATACATTGATACACTAGGTCATCGTCGCTCTCTCCCCTCTGCTGTTACATGGGTGCCTGGTGGGGATGTTGGTTATGATCCTTCAGACTATGCTGAACCCATCGATGCTGTTTGCAAACCTCGTCCCAGCAACGAAGAGATCATCTACTCAGTTCCACATGACAGCACTCAAGGCAAAATCATTACCATACGCAACTCCAACAGGATGCACTCTAACGGAAATGGCTCAGATAGTGAAGCAGACAACAGCTCTCTGGAGCGCCGAAGGAAGTTTTCTGCTATTGGAGTAAAGCCTCGCCTGTACCGGGATCGCTCCAAGCGCCTTGGCAAGTTCAGCAGCTTCCGTACGAGCTTCATAGGTAGCGATGATGAGATGGGAGCTCTTCCGAAGTGCAAAGAAGATGACTTTGGGACCTTGAAAAGTGACAGTCTTGTAAATGAGGAGAGTGAGGACCCAAAGAAGAGGAACATTCTGAAGAGCCTCAGACGAACAGCCAAGGTACTTCTGtcaataaacacacacacatttttttaatttcctttcatttttggaattaaaaaaaaacctttatgtcACAATATTTGACAATAATTTCCCTCATCTTATCTTTTACTAGAAAACAAGACCAAAACCCCGCCCTGCTATTCCTAAGCCCATTGAAAGCTGTTACTTTGGAGTCCCTCTGGCAAATGTGGTGTCCCCAGACAGACCTATCCCACTCTTCATCGAGAAGTGTGTCAGGTTCATTGAGACAACCGGTGAGTCGTTTTATTAACTGTGACAAAGGATAAAAGCCCACTCAGATCGACAAAATTGTGGCTAAAGCTTCACTATGGAAAATTCAATGTCTCTTAAAATTGTTTTCGTGTTAAAAAttgtaatatattatttttgtgtgtgatcaCATAAGTATACAGGAATGACTGTCGTAACCATAACGACCtccttcagtttttaaattctaataaaagtttactttaacataaaacaaaaaaaaatttctttataaatgtattgCTACTTCATTAAAGTTTAAGATTATACTAAatttgaaatggaaataattGGTACTTTTAGTTGTCACTGGGTTGTTACTGTACAATATTTCTTCACCTGAACATGCTAATGGCATGTGCCTGGGCTTAAAACTGTATTGTGTGTTAGCAGAGGgcctaataaaatattttttctttccatgtTTCCCCAATGTCCTCCCACCTCTGCCTCCTCGCCTCCCCTGTGCTCCCTTCCCCTCAGGCCTGAACACAGAGGGTTTGTACCGCGTAAGCGGCAACAAGTCAGAGATGGAAAGCATGCAAAGGCAGTTTGAACAGGGTGGGTTGCTCCTTTGATTCAGTCATTTGACGTGTTATTATGTGATGCTTCGTCACAGCATAAACAACAGAGCCACGATAAGCAGTTGACGCTTGGATTCTAATGACAAAAAGGGCTGTTTGTCTAATTTTCTTCCATCATCCCTTTaaatctgtcctttttttctgtgcagacCACGGATTAGACCTGGTGGAGAAAGATTTCTCCATAAACACTGTGGCTGGAGCTCTGAAGAGCTTCTGCTCAGAGCTGCCTGAGCCCCTGGTGCCTTGTGCTCTGCAGGTGGAGCTCCTGGACGCTTTCAGTAAGCAAACACAGCTGGGAGAGAAGGGCCATTACCACAAGAtgaaaagattgtttttagGGGGAGAAGAGTGTTAGAAAGGTTCTCCCAGATTGACGGTAGACTTGTTTTTGTCCTGCCTGTGTTTGTGAAACCTTAATAATGATGGATAATTCTGTCTTTGAAGAAATCAATGACCGCGAACAGAGGCTGTATACCATGAAGGATGTCCTGAGGAAGTTCCCCAAGGAGAATTACGATCTCTTCAGATATGTAGTGAGCCACTTAAACAAGTAAGTTTGCGCTACAAAACTCAGTTGTAGCTCCTGATTGTTTTGTGTTCACTTCGTGTTGAGAAAGTTCACGCTGGTGTGCTCTTGTGTTTTCCCAGGGTGAGCCAGCTGAGTAGGCTGAACTTGATGACCAGTGAAAACTTGTCCATCTGTTTTTGGCCCACCCTCATGAGGCCGGACTTCACCACCATGGACGCTCTGACTGCCACCCGCACCTACCAGACAATCATCGAGACCTTCATCCACCAGTGTGCTTTCTTCTTCTACAACCAGCCCCTCATCGACTCCCCCACCGGGCTGGGAGGCCTCCCCGCCTCTCCCACCACCACGCTCAGCGGTGGCTCTGCCTACTCGTGTTACCGCTCCTCTCCTCCCCACACGGCTGCACACTTCAGCCCCCTGCAGCAGTCTCCCACCACCACCCCGCAGTCCCCCCTGCAGTCCCTGCTCCCCCCCCTGCACCAGCACCCCCACTCCCACCACTCCCCCGCTGAACAGGAGACACTGTGAGAGACAATAAAACACGAGGATGCTGGTCCTTATCACAGAGGAAGAAATTCATGCCTTCACGATGGACAACTTCAGACTGAACTCTAAACTGCTGTTTGTATTCATACGTATCTGGAACGGAAGCATCATCCAATTGGCTGATGGGATCAAAAGTGGGAGACGGGAATCACTGTTTGTCTGTAAACCGCAAGCTGGAAGAGTTGATTTGTCGCACCACATTTCTATCATGTagaacttgttgtttttctttatgaaaGTACTGCCACTGGATTGATGGATCTGTCCTCAGTAGGTCCTTTAGGCAGCAGCTTGCTCCACAGTAGCAGAGGTTCCTCTCAGTCCACCTTTTTGGATTTCCTCCTGCTGGCTCCACTTGGAGTCGGTGTGAGGAGGGCCGGAAAGGCGGGCGGTGGTAACACATCCAGGGATGCACTTTACTGATCACTGTTGATTTTTTCTCTCTGAAGGCTTTTTTTCAGCATactgttcttcttttctttcattgggAGTTTTTAACTTCACCGCTCAAACAGCCATACCCATTGCCTCGACAGAGCTCTGGTCGATCAAATTatgtttacatctttttttttctttctttctatctGCAAACCATTCTGAAGCACTTTCGGATAGtgtaatgttaaaaatgaagaaatgccACAATGATTAATGGTccatattgcttttttttagtgCTTGAATGTGGCAACAAAGCAGCCTTGTAAAGCAAGAtcctttttgtaaaaaacagtCTTTTAATTTGAAGCAGGCGGTCCATTATAGGCTAATGGGAAACCTGATTCTGCTTATGTTTTTCATACATCAAgccaagaaaaaggaaaaataagaaaagaacaagaaatatacaaaaaaaagtttgtctttttagCCGTTTGTTGATCAGAGTGGATGTTTAGGGACTTTTAATTAGGCCATTGTATCGTCAGAGAAAACTTTGCCTGCCTGCcatcagtaaaggagaaaccTTTTGAATGTGTAACTAAGTCATACCTTAATGAATTTacataaccatccagaaaccaTGGAAACCAAACGCTTGAAACCTGATAGGTCAGTGGATGTGTTGCTGTGGCTGTCTATCAGACTGAGCTCTTTGTATTCATGTAATATTAAGAACCTTTAACTCTGAAAGTTTTGTCCTCTCCGTGTGTTGTTACCGCTGGAGCTGCTATCCGATACGTTAACGAACAGAAGTAAAATTTTTGCGGAAACGCGTTCAGGATGCACCACTGGCTGCTTACAAGCTTTCGTTTATTCCGTCTGTGCTGGTAAATTAGTTTCCCTTTTCAAGAAGCAgcactttttttgtggcagCACTACTAATGAAGGCCTGTTTCACTTCCAGGAGGAAGTAATGTTCTtttaatgactgaaaaaaaatatggaCAAATATGTTTACAAGGTCTGG
The DNA window shown above is from Oryzias latipes chromosome 14, ASM223467v1 and carries:
- the LOC101169478 gene encoding rho GTPase-activating protein 35, producing the protein MMAKKQDARSPIYNLVVVGLSGTEKEKGQCGVGKSCLCNRFVRPSADDFYLDHTSVLSTSDFGGRVVNNDHFLFWGEVSRVLEEGPECRMHVVEQTEFIDDQTFQPHRSTAMQPYIKRAAATKLASAEKLMYFCTDQLGLEQDFEQKQMPEGKLQVDGFLLCVDVSRGMNRNFDDQLKFVTNLYGQLSKTKKPIVLVLTKCDEGVERYIKDAHTFAITKKSLPVVETSARSNINVDLAFLTLAQLIDKSRGKPKIIPYFEALKLQSQQIASAKDRYEWLINRIVKNHNESWLNTSRRMNNSPEYKEYVFLEGTAKCKKLFQQHVYRLKQEHIERRRKIYLSTLPLALSSLVPDLDEIDQLSWSGVQKVLESKQHFAHWFVVLEDSPWEDTSHIDNMEDERIPSDLLETAEAEDIFNSHLEHLRNECRRAEIRQEFKQKLSSSPFVTPGKPWEEARSFIMNEEFYQWLEETEYLDLYNRHQKDIIDRAKEDFQELLLEYSELFYELEVDAKPSKEKMGAIQEVLGEEQRFKALQKLPAERDALVLKHIHFVYHPTKETCPSSPHCGDSKIEQLLATRFPTCYPFFDVKAHIGDTKADRINLVILGKDGLAREFANEIRTLCTNDDWYVLDGKMYELTLRPIEGNVRLPVNSFHTPTFTPHGCLCLYNSKESLSYVVESLERLRESTLGRRDSQLAQLPTFLLLVTKRGVGSYVDIGGDTALNLITQGQQCARRLQCSFLDPASPGMGYGHNINENQINQVLRGLLDIRRSTTFSSSSPPLLTEPPGVRDPSHHPAQEPDLRIVMCIMCGDPYDNEQLLSPFLTHQHCRPMSNSGTSVLLEQTVGGHKLAIELSLLSYHASFSLRKSRLVHGYIAVYSVCRKASLETLCAFLCEVQDIIPIQLLAVGDSQAELSDSDYACEQLIQGEELAHEIEARFNTLICGSGGVVGGLHRIEMFHPFFTEVMEKRNIVEATHMYDNVAEACTYENVYSPRCSSPSPVTMFMDSEDDVDPSPPYYDGTLSSHGGGYNLPDLDSSDISVISDIRDFENKLNNKMPPQVRTKPGVTFDFRKVSRSPYIDTLGHRRSLPSAVTWVPGGDVGYDPSDYAEPIDAVCKPRPSNEEIIYSVPHDSTQGKIITIRNSNRMHSNGNGSDSEADNSSLERRRKFSAIGVKPRLYRDRSKRLGKFSSFRTSFIGSDDEMGALPKCKEDDFGTLKSDSLVNEESEDPKKRNILKSLRRTAKKTRPKPRPAIPKPIESCYFGVPLANVVSPDRPIPLFIEKCVRFIETTGLNTEGLYRVSGNKSEMESMQRQFEQDHGLDLVEKDFSINTVAGALKSFCSELPEPLVPCALQVELLDAFKINDREQRLYTMKDVLRKFPKENYDLFRYVVSHLNKVSQLSRLNLMTSENLSICFWPTLMRPDFTTMDALTATRTYQTIIETFIHQCAFFFYNQPLIDSPTGLGGLPASPTTTLSGGSAYSCYRSSPPHTAAHFSPLQQSPTTTPQSPLQSLLPPLHQHPHSHHSPAEQETL